Proteins encoded within one genomic window of Carassius auratus strain Wakin unplaced genomic scaffold, ASM336829v1 scaf_tig00215630, whole genome shotgun sequence:
- the LOC113095176 gene encoding protein app1-like: protein MWTSLLCLLLAGAVSAAPVNNGGFQGIPSQPHPGLNAPISMEIIFPPQFPASPVGGAAGTASFPTKAFIKYSLPKVPGRKSVEIFYPYDFSQHQDQPSVPLIPQIPNIFPFDFMPQTVPQQPPVNPPFQDAPPQTQEAQQQTQPEQQAQTGQVSNKP, encoded by the exons ATGTGGACATCTCTCCTGTGTCTTCTTCTGGCTGGTGCAGTATCTGCAGCACCA GTAAATAATGGTGGCTTCCAGGGAATACCATCACAGCCACATCCTGGTCTGAACGCTCCAATCAGCATGGAAATC atTTTCCCTCCGCAATTCCCTGCCAGTCCAGTAGGAGGAGCAGCTGGCACAGCG TCATTCCCTACAAAAGCTTTCATCAAATACTCTCTCCCTAAAGTTCCTGGCAGAAAAAGTGTGGAAATC TTTTACCCCTATGACTTCAGTCAGCATCAG GACCAACCCAGTGTTCCCCTGATACCTCAAATCCCAAAT ATCTTCCCCTTCGATTTTATGCCACAGACTGTTCCCCAGCAGCCACCTGTG AACCCACCATTCCAGGATGCTCCTCCACAAACCCAAGAGGCTCAGCAGCAGACCCAGCCGGAGCAGCAGGCTCAGAcaggacag GTGTCTAACAAGCCATGA
- the enam gene encoding enamelin — MKALAFLMCLLGSSLAAPAPDSGSSEQQTNGHANTALQLMELYRMFGHLQQQAAPAAPAAPAAPAPVNTQPQVSPQAPQQGYFLNPAFFAPKGDESDEEGAPQFRGFYPPYGSQPAQPAQPAAPLNSDEAEGAEEAEGAEAAEVVEAGVEPEPAGTAATVDVTAVNEIAPVDVAIEATAEPVIAAADPSLIPEVPAVAVEIDTTLVGPDATAGADQALVTDAPDAALLV, encoded by the exons ATGAAAGCTCTGGCGTTTTTGATGTGTTTGCTGGGCTCTTCACTAGCTGCCCCT GCCCCTGACAGTGGCAGCAGTGAG CAGCAGACTAATGGTCATGCTAACACAGCTCTACAGTTGATGGAACTCTACAGAATGTTTGGACATCTGCAGCAACAG GCAGCACCTGCAGCACCCGCAGCACCCGCAGCACCTGCACCTGTTAAT ACCCAGCCTCAAGTTTCACCTCAAGCACCACAGCag GGCTATTTTCTCAACCCCGCTTTTTTCGCACCCAAAGGAGATGAATCAGATGAGGAAGGAGCT CCACAGTTTCGTGGGTTTTACCCTCCCTACGGCTCCCAGCCTGCCCAGCCTGCCCAGCCGGCTGCTCCGTTGAACTCAGATGAGGCCGAAGGTGCAGAAGAAGCAGAGGGTGCAGAAGCTGCAGAAGTTGTTGAAGCTGGTGTCGAACCTGAACCTGCTGGAACCGCTGCAACTGTTGATGTTACTGCCGTAAACGAGATCGCACCCGTGGATGTTGCCATTGAGGCTACTGCTGAACCTGTTATTGCTGCTGCTGATCCGTCTCTCATCCCTGAGGTACCAGCAGTTGCTGTGGAAATCGACACCACTTTGGTGGGGCCTGATGCTACTGCTGGTGCAGACCAGGCGTTGGTGACTGATGCTCCTGATGCTGCTCTGCTAGTGTAG